From Chloroflexota bacterium, the proteins below share one genomic window:
- a CDS encoding SRPBCC family protein — MATLVNKHSAVVTLPTDTQIQINRDFNVPKELVYRAWTTPELVKRWWSAGHGTVTIADIDLQVGGMWRWVTVTETSFEVAFHGVYQQLAPNELIVCTEVYEAMPDGEALNTITFSERDGGCSLTLLVQHSCQEHRDGHVNSGMEAGMQSALDMLESAALELLEASTIKA; from the coding sequence ATGGCAACCTTGGTAAATAAGCATTCGGCAGTTGTAACGTTACCAACCGATACCCAAATTCAAATTAATCGTGATTTTAATGTGCCTAAAGAGTTGGTGTATCGCGCTTGGACGACTCCTGAGTTGGTCAAACGTTGGTGGTCGGCTGGTCATGGCACGGTCACAATTGCCGATATTGATCTTCAGGTTGGTGGAATGTGGCGTTGGGTAACGGTGACTGAAACGAGCTTTGAGGTGGCTTTTCATGGAGTTTATCAGCAGCTCGCTCCTAATGAATTGATTGTTTGTACCGAAGTCTACGAGGCCATGCCCGATGGTGAAGCACTCAATACGATAACTTTTAGCGAACGTGATGGTGGCTGTAGCCTGACCCTGCTAGTTCAACATAGCTGTCAAGAGCATCGCGATGGTCATGTGAATTCGGGTATGGAAGCGGGCATGCAAAGCGCACTCGATATGTTGGAAAGTGCTGCCTTGGAACTGCTCGAAGCATCAACAATCAAGGCCTAA
- a CDS encoding metalloregulator ArsR/SmtB family transcription factor has protein sequence MARAATTTDVFNAIAEPGRRQILDLLVHGELAVNELVEQLGLAQPQVSKRLHVLREVGLVLVRDDGRQRYYRLNGRALKPIHDWIRRYEQMWNERFDALDELLEELNHEED, from the coding sequence ATGGCACGTGCAGCAACAACAACTGATGTTTTCAATGCGATCGCAGAACCTGGTCGGCGGCAAATTCTTGACCTACTTGTTCATGGCGAATTAGCAGTCAACGAGCTGGTGGAGCAGCTTGGGCTGGCTCAGCCACAGGTTTCCAAACGGCTTCACGTATTGCGTGAAGTTGGGTTGGTACTGGTGCGTGATGATGGGCGGCAGCGTTACTATCGCTTGAATGGTCGCGCCCTCAAACCAATTCACGATTGGATTCGCCGCTATGAACAAATGTGGAATGAGCGGTTTGATGCTTTGGATGAATTACTCGAAGAACTGAATCATGAGGAGGATTAA
- a CDS encoding DUF2218 domain-containing protein: protein MQSQATIPTALGSSYIKKLCKHYAHKIKVEYDDQQGMAYFAMGTCAMQAEAEQLIFVIDAETSEAVATIQHIMNEHFEQFAFREKLKVEWQALDAE from the coding sequence ATGCAATCACAGGCAACAATTCCAACCGCGCTTGGTTCGAGCTACATCAAAAAATTATGCAAGCACTACGCCCACAAAATCAAAGTCGAATACGACGATCAGCAAGGTATGGCCTATTTTGCAATGGGCACATGTGCCATGCAAGCCGAAGCTGAACAGTTGATTTTTGTGATTGATGCCGAAACCAGCGAGGCTGTTGCCACCATTCAACACATTATGAACGAACATTTTGAGCAATTTGCTTTCCGCGAAAAACTCAAAGTTGAATGGCAAGCACTCGACGCTGAGTAA
- a CDS encoding ABC transporter ATP-binding protein → MSVSPLAALQTQNLVLGYQRTTIIDQLNASIPHGQVTAIIGPNGCGKSTLLAGLAKLHPAKQGQILLDGQDIARLSPREMAQALALLPQDGVAPDGMTVADLVRFGRHPHTGLLRQWSKEDQHAVVTAIATADLMEMADRPLTTLSGGQRQRAWIAMALAQSTPLLLLDEPTAALDLGHQIEVFELIRQLSAEGKTVVMVVHDLASACRYADHLIAMCAGSIIAAGAPNAVVTPELIHQLYGVHCRLIPDPISGTPIIVGVQKSQKSEGKNQKG, encoded by the coding sequence ATGAGTGTTTCTCCCCTAGCGGCGTTGCAAACCCAAAATTTGGTCTTGGGCTATCAACGCACAACGATTATTGATCAGCTGAATGCCTCGATTCCCCATGGCCAGGTTACGGCGATTATTGGTCCAAACGGCTGTGGTAAATCAACCTTGCTGGCGGGTTTAGCCAAATTGCATCCAGCCAAGCAAGGCCAAATTTTGCTCGATGGCCAGGATATTGCCCGTCTTTCGCCGCGTGAGATGGCCCAAGCTTTGGCCTTGCTGCCCCAAGATGGCGTGGCTCCCGATGGTATGACTGTGGCCGATTTGGTGCGTTTTGGTCGGCATCCCCATACTGGCCTGTTGCGTCAGTGGTCAAAAGAAGATCAACATGCCGTGGTGACTGCAATCGCGACTGCTGATTTGATGGAGATGGCTGATCGACCCTTGACGACGCTTTCGGGTGGTCAACGCCAACGCGCTTGGATCGCCATGGCTCTCGCTCAATCAACGCCATTGCTGCTGCTCGATGAGCCGACCGCTGCGCTTGATCTTGGGCATCAAATCGAGGTATTTGAGCTGATTCGCCAATTGTCGGCTGAAGGCAAAACCGTGGTGATGGTGGTGCATGATTTGGCAAGTGCTTGTCGCTATGCCGACCATCTGATCGCCATGTGTGCTGGCTCGATCATCGCTGCTGGTGCGCCAAACGCCGTGGTTACCCCCGAATTAATTCATCAACTCTATGGTGTGCACTGTCGATTAATCCCCGACCCAATTAGCGGTACGCCGATTATTGTTGGGGTGCAGAAAAGTCAAAAGTCAGAAGGCAAAAATCAAAAGGGCTAG
- a CDS encoding iron ABC transporter permease yields the protein MDRLSLTPTTSVAHELNLAQPFTVQPTGLWLLRVGRLSLLLDRRAWLASLLLLLATVVLVGLSLGSGTVKIAPLDALAALFNQGETKNIFIVRDLRLTRVLAGGMAGAALGMAGCLLQTLSRNRLANPDTIGIDNAATAFAVASVVGVSTTLAPSGMALIGAITMLSLTFALSGGAGTRGYRFLITGLGLGAICGAATNLMLARAPIDAANDAFPWTIGSLNDRSGITVSLLAWGVVILLPLAAIVGKRLNLVRLPDAVAQSLGVRVNRLRFFTILLAGSLTGLAVAVAGPVGMIGLAAPELGRRLAGPRTVPIVPSALAGACFTMLADLLGRTLFSPTEIPVGIVTALVGGPYLLWFLLRTPRGKQL from the coding sequence ATGGATCGACTTTCGCTGACCCCAACCACGAGTGTTGCTCACGAGCTAAACCTAGCCCAGCCATTTACCGTCCAACCAACTGGCTTATGGTTGCTACGCGTTGGCCGTTTGAGCCTGCTGTTGGATCGACGGGCTTGGCTGGCGAGTTTGCTTTTGCTGCTTGCGACGGTAGTTTTGGTTGGCCTGAGCCTCGGCAGTGGTACGGTCAAAATCGCCCCACTTGATGCCTTGGCAGCCTTGTTTAATCAAGGCGAAACCAAAAATATCTTTATTGTGCGCGATTTACGGCTGACTCGCGTTTTGGCAGGTGGCATGGCTGGCGCTGCTTTGGGCATGGCTGGCTGTTTGTTGCAAACGCTCAGTCGCAATCGACTGGCCAACCCCGATACGATTGGGATCGATAATGCTGCGACGGCTTTTGCGGTTGCCTCGGTCGTGGGAGTTAGTACAACCCTCGCGCCTTCAGGCATGGCCTTGATCGGTGCAATTACTATGCTTTCCTTAACCTTTGCCTTGAGTGGTGGGGCTGGCACCCGCGGTTATCGTTTCTTAATCACAGGGCTGGGCTTGGGCGCAATCTGTGGAGCTGCCACTAATTTGATGCTAGCACGTGCCCCAATTGATGCTGCCAATGATGCTTTTCCTTGGACAATTGGCAGCTTGAACGATCGTTCGGGAATTACCGTAAGCTTGCTGGCTTGGGGCGTGGTGATATTGCTACCGCTGGCTGCGATCGTGGGTAAACGCCTTAATTTGGTGCGCTTGCCCGATGCAGTTGCCCAAAGTTTAGGGGTGCGAGTCAATCGTTTGCGCTTCTTCACGATTTTGTTGGCGGGGAGCTTGACCGGCCTTGCGGTTGCGGTTGCTGGGCCAGTTGGCATGATTGGCTTGGCTGCACCTGAGTTGGGTCGGCGCTTGGCTGGCCCGCGCACTGTGCCGATTGTGCCTTCAGCCTTGGCTGGCGCATGCTTTACCATGCTGGCTGATTTGCTTGGGCGCACTTTGTTCAGCCCAACTGAAATTCCAGTGGGCATTGTAACAGCCTTAGTTGGCGGCCCTTACTTATTATGGTTCCTGTTGCGAACCCCGCGAGGCAAACAATTATGA
- a CDS encoding iron ABC transporter permease: MATTLLSRRMLIGVLAAFGLLAIVILLSLGVGSDNAIGLAQVFAVLQGSGDDQARLTVLDLRVPRTIIGVLVGVALGSAGALLQAAARNPLAEPGLLGVSAGSATAVVVSIALGASLNNLQVGVAIFGALVGCTVALGVARMSGLGDDPIRLVLAGAALSSMLAAVSSVILLTDQRTADEVRFWTIGAIAGRNLSSITSAIPVLLLGLAVALLLARPLAALALGEKVASGLGQRPKLVRTGVMISVALLVGSATAMAGPIGFVGLVVPIAARAMVGPDIRRALILAVLLGPSFVLLADVLSRIVARPTETPLGVISALIGAPILVLIVRSQRLPAL; the protein is encoded by the coding sequence ATGGCTACAACTTTGCTCTCGCGACGCATGCTCATTGGAGTGCTGGCAGCCTTTGGCTTGCTGGCAATTGTTATTTTATTGAGCCTTGGGGTTGGCTCGGATAATGCAATTGGCTTGGCCCAAGTCTTTGCTGTGCTCCAAGGCTCTGGTGATGATCAAGCCCGTTTGACGGTGCTCGATTTGCGCGTACCACGCACGATTATTGGCGTTTTGGTCGGCGTGGCGCTTGGCTCGGCTGGGGCATTATTGCAGGCGGCTGCCCGTAATCCCTTGGCTGAGCCAGGTTTGTTGGGGGTCAGCGCAGGTTCGGCGACTGCCGTGGTCGTATCGATTGCGCTCGGAGCCAGCCTGAATAATTTACAAGTTGGCGTTGCCATTTTTGGGGCGTTGGTTGGCTGTACCGTCGCGCTCGGCGTTGCCCGCATGAGTGGCCTCGGCGATGATCCAATTCGCTTAGTGCTGGCGGGCGCAGCCTTGAGCAGCATGCTGGCGGCGGTTTCCTCAGTAATTTTGCTGACCGATCAACGCACCGCCGATGAGGTGCGTTTTTGGACGATTGGCGCAATTGCTGGCCGTAATTTGAGCAGCATCACTTCCGCAATTCCCGTATTATTGCTGGGTTTGGCGGTTGCCTTGTTGCTAGCGCGGCCATTAGCGGCCTTGGCACTGGGCGAAAAAGTTGCCAGCGGGCTTGGTCAACGCCCCAAATTAGTCCGAACAGGCGTGATGATTAGCGTCGCCTTATTGGTTGGTTCGGCCACGGCGATGGCTGGGCCAATTGGCTTTGTCGGGTTGGTGGTGCCGATTGCGGCCCGCGCGATGGTGGGGCCAGATATTCGGCGAGCGTTAATATTGGCGGTGCTGCTTGGCCCAAGTTTTGTGCTGTTGGCCGATGTGCTTTCGCGGATTGTTGCGCGACCAACCGAAACCCCACTGGGTGTGATTTCAGCATTAATTGGTGCACCAATTTTGGTGCTGATTGTGCGCAGCCAACGCTTACCAGCGCTCTAG
- a CDS encoding iron-siderophore ABC transporter substrate-binding protein, giving the protein MTSLSVRFRSLLALLALVTLAACGSTTAPTATTAPAATEASAATTAPAATEAPAATEAPAATEAPTAEATTETSASGTRSIETRYGTVEVPATPARLVTLDEGALDTAVALGIIPVGGISSRLSEGVAPYIADKVPGIAIVGNPGEINFEAVIAATPDLILTHNRIDEETYKKLSAIAPTIVPTNGIGAWKDAAGEYAAALGKTSELEAWLKEFDAKVADAKTKLAIKEGTTGAVIRWMPQGPLVMGRLLPAVVLIEELGLSLPQVAIDLGTDAPHTDVLSLEQLATVDTDWLFVATFNAEGDGALATAREQAAFGQLKAEKSKQVVAVSAQLWSSAFGPLAADAILSDIIAGVPAAQ; this is encoded by the coding sequence ATGACATCCCTTTCAGTTCGTTTTCGTTCGTTATTGGCCTTACTCGCGCTTGTGACCTTGGCTGCTTGTGGCTCGACCACGGCTCCAACCGCAACCACTGCCCCGGCGGCAACCGAAGCTTCTGCGGCAACTACGGCTCCGGCAGCAACCGAAGCCCCAGCTGCGACCGAGGCTCCGGCAGCAACCGAAGCGCCAACCGCCGAAGCAACTACAGAAACCAGTGCTAGCGGCACTCGCAGCATTGAAACTCGCTATGGCACGGTCGAAGTGCCAGCAACTCCTGCTCGGTTGGTGACGCTTGATGAAGGCGCATTGGATACCGCCGTGGCCTTGGGTATTATCCCAGTTGGTGGCATTAGCTCACGTTTGAGCGAAGGCGTTGCTCCCTACATCGCCGATAAAGTGCCTGGGATTGCGATTGTTGGTAACCCTGGCGAAATCAACTTCGAAGCAGTAATTGCTGCTACCCCCGACTTGATTTTGACCCACAACCGCATCGACGAAGAAACCTACAAAAAATTGAGCGCAATTGCTCCAACCATCGTGCCAACCAACGGCATTGGCGCTTGGAAAGATGCCGCTGGCGAATATGCCGCAGCCTTGGGCAAAACCAGCGAACTCGAAGCATGGTTGAAAGAATTCGATGCGAAAGTTGCTGATGCCAAAACCAAATTAGCAATCAAAGAAGGCACGACTGGCGCGGTTATCCGCTGGATGCCCCAAGGCCCATTGGTGATGGGTCGCTTGTTGCCAGCAGTTGTCTTGATCGAAGAATTGGGCTTGAGCTTGCCCCAAGTGGCGATTGATTTGGGCACTGATGCACCACACACCGATGTTTTGAGCTTGGAACAATTGGCAACCGTTGATACCGACTGGTTGTTTGTGGCCACGTTCAATGCTGAAGGCGATGGCGCTTTGGCAACCGCCCGCGAACAAGCAGCGTTTGGCCAATTGAAGGCTGAAAAATCCAAGCAAGTTGTGGCGGTTAGCGCTCAACTCTGGAGCAGCGCGTTTGGTCCATTGGCTGCCGATGCCATCTTGAGCGATATTATCGCTGGCGTTCCTGCGGCACAATAG
- a CDS encoding amino acid adenylation domain-containing protein — translation MAKLALSAAQHGIWLGQQLDPSSPLYNTAEYVALRGAVELANLTAAIEQAFAEAATLHLRFGLEHDQPYALVEPQPINLTVHDLRDLPDAEARALAWMQHDLGNVVDLATGPLFNTAILQLADDQVWWYLRAHHIALDGYSFALLTKRVAEIYSALQTKASLSPSFGELAPVIAEDHAYQASIQASLDREFWVNRFADNPQVVSLTQQTALSQPRSMRLSTALASDLIERLTAIAKPSRSTWPDALMAVVATYLARWNNSESVVLGMPLMSRLGSVALRVPCMAMNIVPLCLKVATEHDLVQLTAVVAAERNAFRKHGRYRYEQLRRDLGFVGAGRRLFGPVVNIMPFDHPLNFGDCQAQSTTLTAGPVEDLAFNVILRGNQLYLTLEANPACYSQAALEYHFAAIQQLLNDWLDNPSIPVAEQQVLPAPLVLDGGELRLPLTSVIEQILENAKQQPHALALVTDTEQLSYAELASHVHAWAGQLVQRGVAAGSVVGVALPRSREAIVAILATLCCGAAYLPLDPQWPQSRLAGVVAQAQPVLVLAQQAFDLPNLLLVAQLSKANAWFEARVDLAQPAYIMYTSGSTGEPKGVVISHQALAGFVQAAAERYAIGAADRVLQFAPLAFDASVEEIFMTLCQGATLVLRNDAMLESLQRFVAACQAHAISVLDLPTAFWHELADSVAQGAVQLPECLRVVIIGGEAALPERVRGWLNVVAPNVRLFNTYGPTEATVVATVAELSNPDQPITIGRPLVGVQAAILGSDQQPIFAGDVGDLYLLGNGLATGYYQRPDLDALNFGQLSQLLNAPRGYRTGDRVRLLDGQLQFVGRSDDEFKISGQRVTPAEIESVFLRHTAVREVAVIGQQLGNASKRLFAAVVVSDANLSVTELRNHASQHLPAAVIPAAITIVERLPRNSAGKIDRKAVAALAPAPVMVNAATNDTPALIRQVWAEVLGQTEFNDEADFFALGGQSLQTIQVANRLGMALGREVTAAFIFRYPTIASLSQALDPEFEQTSEAAPQFLSDANLSEQIVPKQLNAQPRPIQTVLLTGATGFVGAHLLAELLNTTTTNVICVVRAGSNAAAFERLQASLHHYELPTEQLAERVEAWQGDLAQPQFGLDGQQWQSLIERCDLIYHNAAMVSVVREYSSLRAVNVNATSEILRLAAVRCTPVHYVSTLAVSPPQSVMHRVPEDFVAAHAGLRDGYSQSKWVAERLLEQAATRGLPVAVYRLGRVVGPNQSNFVNQDDLFWRIVQAGVPRGLLPSLPVEEIWNPVDFAAQTIVQFSRNHRGVRVYNLAPSEPISFAQLLGWVGDYGYGVQLCRVEQWYQALRNADDAMSQATLTFFERQADGGELPSTIGTIENKRLLQTLAAHGIAVPVIDRERFFGYLKRCIRTGLLPAPDLRQTSIGIR, via the coding sequence ATGGCTAAGCTGGCGCTATCGGCGGCACAACATGGCATTTGGCTGGGTCAACAGCTCGATCCGAGTAGTCCGCTGTATAACACAGCCGAATATGTGGCGCTGCGCGGTGCAGTTGAGCTTGCTAATTTGACCGCTGCGATTGAGCAGGCCTTTGCTGAAGCCGCAACCCTGCATTTGCGTTTCGGGCTTGAGCATGATCAGCCGTATGCGCTGGTTGAACCACAGCCAATTAACTTGACCGTGCATGATTTGCGCGATCTTCCTGATGCTGAAGCGCGAGCTTTGGCTTGGATGCAGCACGATTTGGGCAATGTGGTCGATCTGGCAACCGGCCCGCTGTTCAACACGGCGATTTTGCAACTTGCCGATGATCAGGTGTGGTGGTATTTGCGGGCGCATCACATTGCCTTAGATGGCTATAGTTTTGCTTTGCTCACCAAGCGTGTCGCCGAAATCTACTCAGCATTGCAAACCAAGGCCTCGCTCAGCCCAAGCTTTGGCGAATTGGCCCCAGTAATTGCTGAAGATCACGCCTATCAAGCCTCAATTCAGGCCAGCCTTGATCGCGAATTTTGGGTCAATCGCTTTGCTGATAATCCGCAAGTGGTGAGTTTAACTCAGCAAACCGCCCTATCGCAGCCGCGTAGCATGCGCTTGAGCACTGCTTTAGCTAGTGACTTGATCGAGCGATTAACAGCAATCGCCAAGCCCAGCCGTAGCACATGGCCCGATGCCTTGATGGCGGTGGTGGCGACCTATCTCGCCCGCTGGAATAACAGCGAGAGCGTAGTTTTGGGTATGCCCTTGATGAGCCGTTTGGGTTCGGTGGCGTTGCGTGTGCCGTGTATGGCCATGAATATTGTGCCGCTCTGCCTCAAGGTTGCTACCGAGCATGATTTAGTCCAATTGACTGCGGTAGTAGCAGCCGAACGCAATGCCTTCCGCAAGCATGGCCGTTATCGCTATGAGCAGTTGCGCCGCGATTTGGGCTTTGTTGGCGCTGGGCGGCGTTTATTCGGGCCTGTCGTCAATATTATGCCCTTCGATCATCCGCTGAATTTCGGTGATTGCCAAGCCCAGAGTACCACGCTCACTGCTGGCCCAGTCGAGGATTTGGCCTTCAACGTGATTTTGCGTGGCAACCAACTGTATTTGACGCTTGAGGCCAATCCGGCTTGCTACAGCCAAGCCGCGCTTGAATATCATTTTGCAGCAATTCAACAACTATTAAATGATTGGCTGGACAATCCAAGCATACCTGTGGCTGAGCAGCAGGTTTTGCCAGCGCCGCTTGTGCTTGATGGTGGCGAGTTGCGCTTGCCGCTGACCAGCGTGATCGAGCAAATTTTGGAGAATGCCAAACAACAGCCACACGCCTTGGCTTTGGTTACCGACACTGAGCAACTGAGCTATGCCGAGTTGGCGAGCCACGTCCATGCTTGGGCGGGCCAATTGGTGCAGCGTGGGGTAGCTGCTGGCAGCGTGGTTGGGGTGGCCTTGCCGCGTAGCCGCGAGGCGATTGTGGCGATCTTAGCGACGCTTTGTTGTGGTGCGGCCTATCTACCACTCGACCCGCAATGGCCGCAAAGCCGCTTGGCGGGTGTTGTGGCGCAAGCTCAACCAGTGCTAGTTTTGGCGCAGCAAGCTTTTGATCTGCCCAATTTGTTGTTGGTCGCGCAGTTGAGCAAGGCCAATGCATGGTTCGAGGCCCGAGTCGATTTGGCCCAACCAGCCTACATCATGTATACCTCTGGCTCGACTGGCGAGCCAAAAGGTGTGGTGATTAGCCATCAGGCTTTGGCGGGTTTTGTGCAGGCAGCGGCTGAGCGTTACGCAATCGGCGCAGCTGATCGGGTATTGCAATTTGCCCCATTGGCTTTTGATGCTAGCGTTGAAGAAATTTTTATGACGCTCTGTCAAGGTGCGACCTTGGTGTTGCGCAACGATGCCATGCTCGAATCGTTACAGCGCTTTGTAGCGGCTTGCCAAGCGCATGCGATTAGTGTGCTCGATTTGCCAACCGCCTTTTGGCATGAATTAGCCGATAGCGTGGCTCAAGGCGCGGTGCAGTTGCCCGAATGCTTGCGGGTGGTAATTATTGGTGGCGAGGCGGCTCTGCCAGAGCGGGTTCGTGGCTGGTTGAACGTGGTTGCGCCGAATGTGCGTTTATTCAACACCTATGGCCCAACCGAGGCGACCGTGGTGGCAACCGTGGCCGAATTGAGTAACCCCGATCAACCAATTACGATTGGTCGGCCATTGGTAGGGGTGCAAGCAGCCATTTTGGGCAGCGACCAGCAGCCAATTTTTGCAGGCGATGTTGGCGATTTGTATCTGCTGGGCAATGGCTTGGCAACAGGTTATTATCAACGCCCCGATTTGGATGCGCTGAATTTTGGTCAACTTAGCCAATTGCTGAATGCGCCTCGTGGCTATCGCACTGGCGATCGGGTGCGTTTGCTTGATGGTCAGTTGCAGTTTGTAGGTCGCAGCGACGATGAATTCAAAATTAGCGGCCAGCGCGTCACGCCTGCCGAAATTGAATCGGTCTTTTTGCGGCATACGGCGGTGCGCGAAGTAGCAGTGATTGGTCAGCAGCTTGGCAATGCGAGTAAGCGCTTGTTTGCAGCGGTTGTTGTCAGCGATGCCAATTTGAGCGTGACTGAATTGCGCAATCACGCCAGCCAACATCTGCCAGCGGCGGTAATTCCGGCGGCGATCACGATTGTTGAACGTTTGCCGCGCAATAGTGCAGGCAAGATCGATCGCAAGGCTGTAGCGGCCTTAGCGCCAGCACCAGTGATGGTGAATGCTGCGACCAACGATACGCCAGCATTAATTCGCCAAGTTTGGGCCGAAGTTTTGGGCCAAACTGAATTCAACGACGAAGCCGATTTCTTCGCCTTGGGTGGTCAATCGCTGCAAACGATTCAGGTTGCTAATCGTTTGGGTATGGCCTTGGGCCGCGAAGTAACCGCTGCCTTTATCTTCCGCTATCCCACGATTGCGAGCTTGAGCCAAGCGCTCGACCCTGAATTTGAGCAGACTTCTGAGGCCGCGCCACAATTTTTGAGCGATGCCAATTTGTCTGAGCAGATTGTGCCCAAACAACTCAATGCCCAGCCACGGCCAATCCAAACCGTACTATTGACTGGGGCAACTGGCTTTGTCGGGGCGCATCTGTTGGCCGAATTGCTCAATACAACCACCACCAACGTGATTTGTGTGGTGCGAGCTGGCTCGAATGCAGCAGCCTTTGAGCGGTTGCAAGCAAGTTTGCACCACTACGAATTGCCAACCGAGCAGCTTGCCGAGCGGGTTGAAGCTTGGCAGGGTGATTTGGCTCAGCCCCAATTTGGGCTTGACGGTCAGCAATGGCAAAGCTTGATCGAACGCTGCGATTTGATTTATCACAATGCGGCGATGGTCAGTGTGGTTCGTGAATATAGCAGTTTGCGGGCGGTCAACGTCAACGCTACCAGCGAAATTTTACGTTTGGCAGCGGTACGTTGCACACCTGTGCATTACGTTTCAACCTTGGCAGTTTCGCCACCGCAAAGCGTGATGCATCGCGTGCCCGAAGATTTTGTGGCGGCGCATGCTGGGCTACGCGATGGTTATAGCCAAAGCAAATGGGTCGCCGAACGCTTGCTCGAACAAGCGGCTACCCGTGGTTTGCCCGTCGCCGTCTATCGTTTAGGGCGGGTGGTTGGCCCCAATCAAAGCAATTTTGTCAATCAAGATGATTTATTCTGGCGGATTGTCCAAGCAGGTGTGCCGCGTGGCTTATTGCCCAGCCTGCCTGTCGAGGAAATCTGGAATCCAGTTGATTTTGCTGCACAGACAATCGTGCAATTTAGCCGTAATCATCGCGGGGTGCGCGTGTATAACCTTGCGCCCAGCGAGCCAATCAGCTTTGCCCAACTTTTGGGCTGGGTTGGTGATTATGGCTATGGCGTGCAATTGTGCAGAGTTGAGCAATGGTATCAAGCGTTGCGTAACGCCGACGATGCGATGAGTCAGGCAACCCTGACCTTCTTTGAGCGCCAGGCTGATGGCGGGGAACTGCCCAGCACAATTGGTACGATTGAAAACAAACGCTTGCTGCAAACGTTGGCAGCGCATGGTATTGCCGTGCCTGTGATCGATCGCGAGCGCTTCTTTGGCTATCTTAAGCGGTGTATTCGAACGGGTTTATTGCCCGCGCCCGATTTACGCCAGACTAGTATTGGTATTCGCTAA
- a CDS encoding isochorismatase family protein, with protein sequence MALPSIAAYAIPTELPTNRATWAAEPQRAALLIHDLQNYFIDAFPAGEEPISSVLRSIASLRGHAHALGIPVFYSAQPGDQAPEDRGLLSTFWGKGLSTGTPPEIVAPLAPQAGDQVITKWRYSAFQRTPLRELLREAGRDQLIVCGVYAHLGCLLTACDAFMQDIQPFFVADAVADFTLDEHRMALHYAAGRCAVVTTTEQLVRELGYNQLRSELHDLLDDVESIGADDNLLDWGLDSVRLMTLAERWRAAGCEVGFAELAETPTLAEWWQRRFAAQNLEQTHG encoded by the coding sequence ATGGCCTTACCATCAATTGCGGCTTATGCAATTCCAACTGAATTACCAACTAACCGCGCCACTTGGGCGGCTGAGCCACAGCGGGCAGCGTTGTTGATTCACGATTTGCAAAATTATTTTATCGATGCTTTTCCTGCTGGCGAGGAGCCAATTAGCAGCGTGTTGCGTTCGATTGCCAGCTTGCGCGGTCACGCGCATGCCCTGGGCATTCCGGTGTTTTATTCGGCCCAACCAGGCGACCAAGCGCCCGAAGATCGCGGCTTGTTGAGCACATTTTGGGGCAAAGGCTTGAGCACTGGCACGCCACCGGAGATTGTCGCGCCGCTTGCACCGCAGGCTGGCGATCAGGTAATTACCAAATGGCGTTATAGCGCGTTTCAACGCACGCCGTTGCGCGAATTGTTGCGTGAAGCAGGCCGCGATCAATTAATTGTGTGTGGAGTTTATGCCCATCTCGGCTGTTTGTTGACCGCCTGCGATGCCTTTATGCAAGATATTCAGCCATTTTTTGTGGCCGATGCTGTCGCCGATTTTACGCTTGACGAGCATCGCATGGCTTTGCACTATGCCGCTGGCCGTTGTGCTGTGGTCACCACGACCGAACAATTGGTACGCGAATTGGGCTACAACCAATTACGCAGCGAGTTGCACGATTTGCTTGATGATGTTGAAAGCATCGGCGCTGATGATAATTTGCTCGATTGGGGCTTGGATTCAGTGCGCTTGATGACCTTGGCCGAGCGCTGGCGGGCAGCAGGCTGTGAAGTTGGTTTTGCTGAATTGGCCGAAACCCCAACTTTAGCCGAATGGTGGCAACGCCGTTTTGCCGCCCAAAATTTGGAGCAAACTCATGGCTAA